Part of the Pseudomonas sp. Leaf58 genome is shown below.
TCCGCGCTTTCAAGAGCGTTGGCGGCACGCCGCTGTTCTTCAAGCATGCCGAAGGCGCCTACGTCGTTGACGAGGACGACAAGCGCTACGTCGACTACGTCGGCTCCTGGGGCCCGATGATCCTCGGCCACGGCCACCCGGAGGTGCTGGACTCGGTACGCAAGCAGCTGGCTCACGGCTTGTCCTACGGCGCACCAACCGCCATGGAAACCGAAATGGCCGACCTGGTCTGCTCGATCGTGCCGTCGATGGAAATGGTACGCATGGTCAGCTCGGGCACCGAAGCCACCATGAGCGCCATCCGCTTGGCCCGCGGTTACACCGGCCGTGACGCCATCATCAAGTTCGAAGGCTGCTACCACGGCCACTCCGACAGCCTGCTGGTAAAAGCCGGTTCCGGCCTGCTGACCCAGGGCGTGCCAAGCTCCGCTGGCGTGCCGGCGGACTTCGCCAAGCACACCCTGACCCTGCCGTTCAACGACATCGCCGCGGTCGAGAAGACCTTGGCCGAAGTCGGCCAGACCGTGGCTTGCATCATCGTCGAGCCGGTGGCCGGCAACATGAACTGCGTACCGCCGGCGCCGGGCTTCCTCGAAGGCCTGCGCGAGCAGTGCGACAAGCACGGCGTGGTGCTGATCTTCGACGAAGTGATGACCGGTTTCCGTGTCTCGCTCGGCGGTGCCCAGGGCCACTACGGCATCAAGCCCGACCTGTCGACCTTCGGCAAGATCGTCGGCGGCGGCATGCCGGTTGGCTGCTTCGGTGGCAAGCGCGAAATCATGGGCTGCATTGCCCCGCTTGGCCCGGTCTACCAGGCCGGGACCCTGTCGGGTAACCCACTGGCCATGGCCGCCGGCCTGACCACCCTGAAGCTGATCAGCCGCCCGGGCTTCCACGCCGAGCTGACTGACTATACCAGCCGCATGCTCGACGGCCTGCAGCAGCGCGCCGATGCCGCTGGCGTACCATTCGTCACCACTCAAGCGGGTGCCATGTTTGGCCTGTACTTCAGCGGTGCGGACGATATCGTTACCTTCGAAGACGTGATGGCCAGCGATGCCGAGCGTTTCAAGCGCTTCTTCCACCTGATGCTCGACGGTGGCGTGTACCTGGCACCGAGCGCGTTCGAGGCCGGTTTCACCTCCATCGCCCATGGCGACAAGGAGCTGCAGATCACCCTGGATGCGGCTGAAAAGGCCTTTGCAGCACTGAAGTAACTGGCAGCCTGTACTGGCCTCTTCGCGGGCAAGCCCGCGCCTACAGGGGCCGCACCGATTTCCGCGCTATGTAGGAGCGGGCTTGCCCGCCAAGAGGCTAGTACAGGCAATAAAACACCCTGCACAATCAGCTGACTTCCCCAACCAAGCAGAATTTCGAGTAAAACTTTGTAAGGTTGGCGCTGCTTATCCCATAATGTGCCACCAGAGACATTGGCCGCAGCTTTGCAGAGGTAAGTCGATCCCCATGAACCGCACCGGCCGCGCCCTGACCCTGGGCTGCCTGTTGCTTCTTCAGCCCCTGCTGGCTTTGGCGGAGGGCGGTAACTCGCTGCTGATTCCAGCGACGGGCCGCTGCACCTTGAATGTCCCGCCTGAAGACCTGGCAAACGCCCTCAAGGCCTGCGAGCAGACGGCGACGACGGGGGACGCCCAGGCGCAATTCGAACTGGGCGAGTACTACTACACGCAAACGCCAAAAAAACTGAATAAAGCCCTGGACTGGTTCCAGAAAGCCTCGCTGCAAGGCCATGCCGAGGCGCAGTACCGCCTGGGTGCCATGTTCTTCCATGGTGAAGGGGTCAAGGCCAACAACGTGCAGGCCTATATCCTGCTGAAGATGGCCGCAGTCAACGGCGCCGAAGATGCGCTGGACTTGGCCGACGAAGTAACCGAGCAAATGCCCCGCGACGAACTGGAGCGTGCCACCCAGGTACTCGGCCAGATCTTCCGCAAGTACCTGCTCGAACTGCAAAACGCCGAAGGCCGCACGCCGTTCTCGCCACTTCCCTGAGCGTTACCGTTGCGGCAACCGCATCGGCATAGGGAATGGCCTGATGTTGCCAGGCGGATCCCCCCGCGAACAGGCCAGAACCGCCAGGACATACCGTTGAACGTTTCAGTGCTTTCGCCACTGCCATTCAAGGGTTATTCTTGAGTTCACATCCATCGCCGTCGAGCGGCTAAAAACGACCTTGAACGCACCCATACAACCCCATCGCTTCATCCTCGAACCTTTCGAGGCCCACCGTTTCGCCAACTTGTG
Proteins encoded:
- a CDS encoding tetratricopeptide repeat protein; the encoded protein is MNRTGRALTLGCLLLLQPLLALAEGGNSLLIPATGRCTLNVPPEDLANALKACEQTATTGDAQAQFELGEYYYTQTPKKLNKALDWFQKASLQGHAEAQYRLGAMFFHGEGVKANNVQAYILLKMAAVNGAEDALDLADEVTEQMPRDELERATQVLGQIFRKYLLELQNAEGRTPFSPLP
- the hemL gene encoding glutamate-1-semialdehyde 2,1-aminomutase, whose translation is MSRSEALFAQAQKHIPGGVNSPVRAFKSVGGTPLFFKHAEGAYVVDEDDKRYVDYVGSWGPMILGHGHPEVLDSVRKQLAHGLSYGAPTAMETEMADLVCSIVPSMEMVRMVSSGTEATMSAIRLARGYTGRDAIIKFEGCYHGHSDSLLVKAGSGLLTQGVPSSAGVPADFAKHTLTLPFNDIAAVEKTLAEVGQTVACIIVEPVAGNMNCVPPAPGFLEGLREQCDKHGVVLIFDEVMTGFRVSLGGAQGHYGIKPDLSTFGKIVGGGMPVGCFGGKREIMGCIAPLGPVYQAGTLSGNPLAMAAGLTTLKLISRPGFHAELTDYTSRMLDGLQQRADAAGVPFVTTQAGAMFGLYFSGADDIVTFEDVMASDAERFKRFFHLMLDGGVYLAPSAFEAGFTSIAHGDKELQITLDAAEKAFAALK